A region of the Candidatus Eremiobacteraceae bacterium genome:
CGGGAGACCGTTGCGCCCAACCGAAGCGCTGCGAACCGAGTTCATAACATTCGCGCAACTTCTTGCTCGTGTACGGTTTGCCGGAATCCGGGGAGTTTTCCGAGTAGTTGCGGATTCGCAACGCCAGAGGATCCATCTTGAGCGCATACGACAGCTCGTCCATTGCCGACTCGATGGCAAAAGATCCGGTGGACTCGCCGGGCCCTCGCTGATACGTGGGCTTGCTTATGTTCAACCGGCGGAGCTCTTGCGACATTGAAAAGTTAGCGACCGCATACAGATCACGAGCGAAGACTGCAGACGGCTCGACGAATTCATCGGCCATGCTCGTCTCGTTGCGAACGTCGTGAATGACGGCAATCAGCCGGCCGTCGATCTCCGCACCGAGCGAAACAGTCTGTTCGGTCTGGGGCCGGTGGCCGACCCAGCCGAACATCTGTTGCCTGGTCGCCAATAGCTTAACGGGCCGGCCCACCATTTTTGCGGACATGACCGCAAGCGGCACGTGGGACCACACCTGCCCCTTGCCTCCGAATGCGCCGCCGACGAAGGGCGCAACGACGTGGATTAGGCCGGCGTCGATGCCGAAGATCTTCGCGATGCGCGACTGCACGCCGAAAACCCACTGTGTGGAGTCATAGATCGTCAGGCGACCACCATCCCATGCCGCGATTGTGCCGTGTGTTTCCATGGGGTTGTGATGTTCGGTCGGCGTGGTGTAGGTTTGATGCAGGCGAACGGGTGCGGCGGAAATCGCGCCTTCCGCGTTTCCACGCCGATGCTTGGCAGGTTTGCCGAATATCTGGTCGGGCGTGACGCGTGAAGCGCTCTCCATGTCCATCGCAGGCGGAATCTTCTCGTAGGTAACGACCACTTGGTCGGCGCCATACACCGCCTGCTCGAACGTCTCAGCGATCACAACGGCGATTGGCTGCCGGTCGAACTGGACGACGTCGTCTTGAAGCACGAACAAAATCGACTCGGTATCGCTTGACTTGTGCGTGCTGACGCGCGGCGCGTTGCGATGCGTTAACACTTCGATGACACCGTCGGCAGCACGCGCGCGCGATTCGTCGATCGACGTTATCCGTCCGTTTGCAATCGTGCTCGCGACGACGACGGCGTGCGCCATGCGGTCGAGCGAATTGTCAGCGGTATACAGAGCGCGCCCGGTGACTTTGATTGGACCATCAACACGATCGTATGGCTTGCCGATGATGGGCTGGCTCATGCCGTCTCCAGAGTAATCTCGATTGCGCGAACCAGCGTGCGCTTTGCAAGTTGCACCTTGAAGTTGTTTTCGCCATGTCCGCGAGCGCCTAAGAGCGCGGCCTCGGCTGCACGCTCGAATGAGTCTCGAGTCGCGGGCGCACCTATCAAAGTGCGTTCTGCTTGGCGCGAACGCCACGGTATCGTGCCAACGCCACCCAGGGCGATGCGCACATCACCAATCGAATTATTGCTTATCTCGATGGCGACAGCTGCCGAGGCGAGCGCAAATTCGTATTCCATGCGGTCGCGCACTTTCAAATATGTGGAATTGTGCGCAAACGGAAGCAGTGGAACGGAGACCGCCGTTATCAGTTCGTCTTGATGAAGCGTCGTTTCGATGTTGGGGTTCGCTTGTGGCAGCTGATAGAAGTCATGAATGCTGACATCGCGATCTCCCTTACTTCCGGTCACATGAACGATCGCATCGAGCGCAACCAACGTGACCGCGAGGTCAGAAGCATGCGTCGCGATGCACTGATCGCTCGTGCCGAGAATCGCCTGCATCCGGTTGATTCCGCCGATAGCGCCGCAGCCGCTTGCCGGGGTGCGCTTATTGCATGGCGTGGCCACGTCGCGGAAGTAGGGACATCGCGTGCGTTGTAGGATATTGCCGCCGATCGACGCCATATTGCGCAGTTGGGGCGAGGCGCTTTGATCGAGCGAACTTGCGATCATTGGGAAGGAACTGCGGACGGCGGCATGAGAGGCGACGTCGCTCATGCGAGCCAGCGCGCCGATGTATAACCGATCGCTGCGAAGTTCAATTGTGCGTAGCGGAAGTGCGTTGATGTCGATGAGCAATGCAGGTCCTTCGACGTCATCTTTCATCAGGTCTAGAATATTCGTGCCACCCGCGATATACTTCGCCGAGCCGCCCACGCCCGCAGCATCCAATGCAGCAGAAACACTTTCGATACGAGAGAAGCGAAACGGCCTCATTCCGTGACACTCCCATCCGCAATCGCGTCAACGATATGCGGATAGCATCCGCATCGGCACAGATTGCCGCTCATCTGGGCTTGAATCGTCTCCCGATCGAGCGAATGCCCTTCGTTGAGGAGCGCAATCGCGGACATGATCTGTCCTGAGGTGCAGTAGCCGCACTGAAATCCATCGTGCTTGATAAACGCCGCTTGAATCGGATGCAAGCGGCCGTGGTCTGCAATGCCTTCGATGGTCGTGATCTCGTCGCCGGCGTGCATCATGGCGAGCGTGAGGCAAGAGTTGATCCGCCGGCCGTTCACGTGCACGGTGCACGCTCCGCAGGTTCCCTGATCGCAGCCTTTTTTGGTTCCCGTCAGTCCTAGGTGGTCGCGAAGAGCGTCGAGCAGGGTTACGCGAGGATCTATCTCGAGCGTACGCTCGGCGCCATTCACATGCAGTACCAACCGCTCCGGTCTGGATTCGCTAATCTTCGCGCTGGAGCGCGCGGCGCGTGCTGCGGCTCGAAGGCCAAGGTACATGACGAACGCGGTGGCGGATATTTTGACGACGAATCGCCGTCGATTCATGGGAGCTCCAAGCGGCATTTCTTCGTCCATAATCGGGTTCTTCCCGAAAGCCGCCGTGATAACCCTGAGTGCATATCCGCGTCCGCCCGCCGAGCCCGGGAAGGGACCGTCGTGGCGCTGAACTGCGGACTAATTATGAATGAGTGGACCGCGATCCTAAGCGATCGTTCACGTCGCGGCACGTGAAGAGCCAGGGCCAGCTGAGCTCATCATGTGTCGTCGGTCTCGTCTTGGCATTGGCGGCTTGCGCTCAATCCCAAACCGCGACGGCGACTTCCCCGGCGCCGATAGCCTCGAAGAGTCCCACGCAGTCAGTTCGGCCGCATAAGACGCACCATGGCGGCGTGTACGCCGTAACAGTCGTCAACGCTGATCCCGGCTGCGCACTTCCGGCCTGGATATTGAAGCAGTCTCCGATGGCTCCGCCCGACATCGCGATGGCAGATAACGGCGATGTCGCCTTCGTCGAACACGGTCCGGCAACGCAGTGCGGTGCCGAAGACGGGGTCATCGCGACCGGCAGTATTGTAAACTTAGCGAGCCACACGACCTCAACAGTTCACGAAACTATTGGGCTGAATTATGGCGTGGTCATCGTCAAAGCAAACGGCAGGCGATCTACAATCCGACGCATCCCGCCGTTGA
Encoded here:
- a CDS encoding xanthine dehydrogenase family protein subunit M, which gives rise to MRPFRFSRIESVSAALDAAGVGGSAKYIAGGTNILDLMKDDVEGPALLIDINALPLRTIELRSDRLYIGALARMSDVASHAAVRSSFPMIASSLDQSASPQLRNMASIGGNILQRTRCPYFRDVATPCNKRTPASGCGAIGGINRMQAILGTSDQCIATHASDLAVTLVALDAIVHVTGSKGDRDVSIHDFYQLPQANPNIETTLHQDELITAVSVPLLPFAHNSTYLKVRDRMEYEFALASAAVAIEISNNSIGDVRIALGGVGTIPWRSRQAERTLIGAPATRDSFERAAEAALLGARGHGENNFKVQLAKRTLVRAIEITLETA
- a CDS encoding (2Fe-2S)-binding protein encodes the protein MNRRRFVVKISATAFVMYLGLRAAARAARSSAKISESRPERLVLHVNGAERTLEIDPRVTLLDALRDHLGLTGTKKGCDQGTCGACTVHVNGRRINSCLTLAMMHAGDEITTIEGIADHGRLHPIQAAFIKHDGFQCGYCTSGQIMSAIALLNEGHSLDRETIQAQMSGNLCRCGCYPHIVDAIADGSVTE
- a CDS encoding xanthine dehydrogenase family protein molybdopterin-binding subunit; this translates as MSQPIIGKPYDRVDGPIKVTGRALYTADNSLDRMAHAVVVASTIANGRITSIDESRARAADGVIEVLTHRNAPRVSTHKSSDTESILFVLQDDVVQFDRQPIAVVIAETFEQAVYGADQVVVTYEKIPPAMDMESASRVTPDQIFGKPAKHRRGNAEGAISAAPVRLHQTYTTPTEHHNPMETHGTIAAWDGGRLTIYDSTQWVFGVQSRIAKIFGIDAGLIHVVAPFVGGAFGGKGQVWSHVPLAVMSAKMVGRPVKLLATRQQMFGWVGHRPQTEQTVSLGAEIDGRLIAVIHDVRNETSMADEFVEPSAVFARDLYAVANFSMSQELRRLNISKPTYQRGPGESTGSFAIESAMDELSYALKMDPLALRIRNYSENSPDSGKPYTSKKLRECYELGSQRFGWAQRSPAIGSMRNGRLLVGLGMASGSRATHRSGASARIRMNHDGSVVIACGTIEQGTGSSTVYAQLASEILEIPLQRVRFDFGDTSLPHAPIAAGSQTASSVGSVVATAANQLREKLAALNGAVPSDGIELMVEEKPSEQEERFEQQAFGAHFAEVHVDPDLGTVRVARFVGAYDGGRILNEKTARSQFLGGVVWGISMALFEKTRYDVRSGRIMNANLSDYLIPTNADIPDVDIIIVEDDDTNVNPAHVRGIGEIGICGSAAAVANAVYHATGIRVRDLPISPDKLLI